The Acidobacteriota bacterium genome includes the window GCCTTCGAGGCCGCGTAGTTCGCCTGCCCCGCGTTGCCGGCCTGCCCCACGACCGAGCTGATGGAGATCACCCGGCCGGCCCGCTGCCGGACCATCGGCTTGAGCACCGCCTGCACGCACGAGAACATCGCCGTCAGGTTGGTCGCCACCACCGCGTCCCAGTCCTCGCGCTTCATCCGGAGCATCAGCTGGTCGCGCGCGATCCCGGCATTGTTCACCAGGACGTCGACCCGGCCGAACCGCTCCAGCGCCCCGGCGACCATCCGGTCGATCGACTCGCGATCGGTCACATCCACCGACGCCAGCTCCGCGTGCCCGCCGGCCCCGGCGATCTCGTCCACCGTCGCACGCGCGTTCTCGCCGCGCGAGGCCGCCACCACCGTCGCCCCCTGCCCGGCCAGCATCCGGGCGGTGGCCCGGCCGATACCCCGGGACGCACCGGTGACGATGGCAATGCGGCCCGAAAGATTGATCATAGAGTTTTCAGGGCCTCAGCGGCCGCGAGCCCCGATTCGTCCTCGACGTTGGCCAGGCGGGCGCCCCGGTCGATCTTCTTCACGAGACCGCTCAATACCGTTCCGGGACCCACTTCAACATATGCGCGGACGCCCTCGGACGCAAGCCGCTTGACGACGTCTTCCCAGCGGACCGGGGCGGAGACCTGCCGGATGAGGGCGTCGATGGCCGACGCGGCGTCCCGTTTCGGGACGGCGTCCACGTTGGCCACGACCGGCACCCGCGGATCCCGCGCGGCCAGGGCGCGCAGCTCAGGGGCGAGCCGTTCCTCGGCGGGCGTCATCAGCGCGCAGTGGAAGGGGGCGCTCAC containing:
- the fabG gene encoding 3-oxoacyl-ACP reductase FabG, with the protein product MINLSGRIAIVTGASRGIGRATARMLAGQGATVVAASRGENARATVDEIAGAGGHAELASVDVTDRESIDRMVAGALERFGRVDVLVNNAGIARDQLMLRMKREDWDAVVATNLTAMFSCVQAVLKPMVRQRAGRVISISSVVGQAGNAGQANYAASKAGIIGFSKALALEVASRGITVNVVAPGLIDTDMTRALTASARETWASKIPLGRLGTPEDVASAVCFLASDAASYITGQVLAVNGGMYM